A region from the Benincasa hispida cultivar B227 chromosome 10, ASM972705v1, whole genome shotgun sequence genome encodes:
- the LOC120089014 gene encoding probable E3 ubiquitin-protein ligase RHA4A, with product MLGFIFLNSPVRFLRILLFYLNQAILAVATLFRRGSLPEFDNSDAGTLLVRTYEELQRNDDDRPKEEEICSICLMEFAREDSVYELPDCKHVYHFNCIEKWLERNRFTCPLCRCFFFNIKNRHEKKNNTNLCFVVPDNPSCLYYFLQ from the coding sequence ATGTTAGGTTTCATTTTCCTCAATTCGCCCGTACGATTCCTCCGGATCCTCCTCTTTTACCTCAACCAAGCCATTCTCGCCGTCGCCACTCTTTTCCGCCGCGGATCCCTGCCAGAATTTGACAACTCCGACGCCGGAACTCTGCTCGTGAGAACCTACGAAGAATTGCAGAGGAACGATGATGATCGACCGAAGGAAGAGGAGATTTGCTCAATATGTTTGATGGAGTTCGCGAGAGAAGATTCCGTGTACGAATTGCCGGACTGTAAGCATGTTTATCATTTCAATTGCATCGAGAAATGGCTGGAGAGGAATCGCTTCACTTGTCCGCTCTGTAGATGCTTCTTCTTCAACATCAAGAATCGCCATGAGAAGAAGAATAACACCAACCTCTGCTTCGTCGTTCCTGATAATCCTTCCTGCCTCTATTATTTCTTGCAGTGA